Proteins encoded in a region of the Hypanus sabinus isolate sHypSab1 chromosome 12, sHypSab1.hap1, whole genome shotgun sequence genome:
- the LOC132403234 gene encoding zinc finger protein 585A-like yields MLFTCSACGKGFTQSSNLLAHQSVHTGERPFTCSDCGKGFTYSSNLQRHQSVHTGERPFTCSLCGKGFTRLSSLQTHQSVHTGERPFTCSVCGKGFASSSQLKVHQRVHTGERPFTCSLCGKGFTQSVSLQRHRSVHTGERPFTCSECGKEFSQSFQLKVHQRVHTGERPFTCPDCGKGFTQSSHLQIHQSVHTGERPFTCSVCGKGFTSSSQLTVHQRIHTGERPFTCSVCGKGFAQSSHLKVHQRVHRGKKSFTCSDCGKEFSRLSHLQKHQSVHTGVRPFSCSDCGEGFTQSSHLEIHQSVHTGERPFTCSVCGKGFTSSSQLMVHQRVHTGERPFICLVCGKGFTQSSSLLRHQSVHTGERPFTCSDCGKEFSQSFQLKVHQRVHTGERPFTCLDCGKGFTRSSHLQIHQSVHTGERPFTCSDCGKGFSQSSSLQTHQSIHTGEKPFTCSVCGRGFARSFQLNVHQRIHTGERPFTCSDCGKGFSQSSDLKVHQRVHTGERPFTCAVCGKGFAQSSQLKVHQRVHTGERPFTCSDCGKGFTQSSDLVVHYRIHTGDKVEISCLLDV; encoded by the coding sequence atgctgttcacctgctcagcctgtgggaagggattcactcagtcatctaacctgctggcacaccagtcagttcacactggggagaggccgttcacctgctcagactgtgggaaaggattcacttactcatctaacctacagagacaccagtcagttcacacaggagagaggccgttcacctgttctttgtgtgggaagggatttactcggtTATCCAGCTTgcagacacaccagtcagttcacactggggagaggccgtttacctgttctgtgtgtgggaagggatttgcttcatcatctcaactgaaggtacatcagcgagttcacactggggagaggccattcacgtgTTCtctgtgtgggaagggattcactcagtcggtCAGCCTCCAGAGACAtcggtcagttcacactggagagaggccattcacctgctcagaatgtgggaaggaatTCTCTCAGTCATTTCAATTGAAAgtccatcagcgagttcacactggggagaggccgttcacctgcccaGACTGTGGTAAGGGATTCACGCAGTCATCACACCTTCAgatacaccagtcagttcacactggggagaggccatttacctgttctgtgtgtgggaagggattcacttcgtcatctcaattgacggtacatcagcgaattcacactggggagaggccgttcacctgttctgtgtgtgggaagggatttgcgcAGTCATCTcacctgaaggtacatcagcgagttcacagagGAAAGaagtcgttcacctgctcagactgtgggaaggaattctcTCGGTTATCTCATCTACagaaacaccagtcagttcacactggggtgaggccattcagctgctcagactgtggggagggattcactcagtcatcccacctggagatacaccagtcagttcacactggggagaggccattcacctgttctgtgtgtgggaagggtttcacttcgtcatctcaactgatggtacatcagcgtgttcacactggggagaggccattcatctgtttagtgtgtgggaagggattcactcagtcttccAGTCTactaagacaccagtcagttcacactggggagaggccgttcacctgctcagactgtgggaaagaatTCTCTCAGTCATTTcagctgaaggtacatcagcgagttcacactggggagaggccgttcacctgcttagactgtgggaagggattcactcggtcatcccatctacaaatacaccagtcagttcacactggggagaggccattcacctgctcagactgtgggaaaggattcagtcagtcatccagCCTCCAGACTCACCAGTCaattcacactggtgagaagccgtTTACTTGttctgtgtgtgggaggggattcgctcggtcatttcaactgaatgTACATCAGCgcattcacactggggagaggccattcacctgctcagactgtgggaaaggattctctcagtcatctgatctgaaggtacatcagcgagttcacactggtgaaaGGCCATTCACTTGtgctgtgtgtgggaagggatttgctcagtcatctcaactgaaggtacatcagcgagttcacactggggagaggccattcacctgctcagactgtgggaagggattcactcagtcatccgacCTTGTGGTGCACtaccgaattcacactggggataaagttgaAATAAGCTGCTTACTGGATGTTTAA